From Rhizobium sp. TH2, one genomic window encodes:
- a CDS encoding DUF6894 family protein: protein MPRFYFHIRDGEKIIADMEGIEMKSARAALEEAKAAAREILASKGLRNEVIDGQEFEVQDVLGTTLFTVPYKSVLKLE, encoded by the coding sequence ATGCCAAGGTTTTACTTTCACATAAGGGACGGCGAAAAAATCATAGCGGACATGGAGGGTATCGAAATGAAGAGCGCTAGGGCGGCCTTGGAAGAAGCGAAAGCAGCAGCTCGTGAGATATTGGCCTCGAAGGGGCTCCGCAATGAGGTCATAGATGGGCAGGAATTCGAGGTCCAGGACGTTTTGGGCACCACGCTTTTCACAGTGCCTTATAAATCCGTGTTGAAGCTTGAGTGA
- a CDS encoding glycine zipper domain-containing protein, producing MKKTLFVTAAIALAATGFATLAHADDDSAKTTGVVAGAATGAVVAGPVGAVVGGAMGLTTGAIIDDASKPKKETVIIKKQPQEPSTVIVDE from the coding sequence ATGAAAAAGACATTGTTTGTTACTGCCGCTATCGCCCTTGCTGCTACCGGTTTTGCGACTCTTGCGCACGCCGACGATGATTCCGCCAAGACCACCGGCGTCGTCGCCGGCGCTGCCACCGGCGCAGTTGTCGCCGGCCCTGTGGGTGCCGTGGTTGGTGGCGCCATGGGGCTGACCACTGGCGCGATTATCGATGATGCCAGCAAGCCGAAGAAGGAAACCGTGATCATCAAGAAGCAGCCGCAAGAGCCTTCGACCGTTATCGTCGACGAGTGA
- a CDS encoding response regulator: MNEAAKPRILVVEDDALLLMETETILREAGFDIFTANDGRSAVAEINNGEMVALVTDINLGTGPNGWDVARLARETRPELPVVYVSGEHSPEWTARGVPNSIMVAKPYAPAQLVTAIATLLNAAGPATS; this comes from the coding sequence ATGAACGAAGCAGCCAAGCCACGAATACTCGTGGTCGAAGACGATGCATTATTGTTGATGGAAACTGAGACTATCTTAAGAGAGGCTGGCTTTGACATCTTCACGGCGAATGATGGACGATCAGCAGTTGCGGAAATCAACAACGGCGAGATGGTGGCATTGGTCACAGACATCAATTTGGGGACCGGTCCTAACGGATGGGACGTAGCACGGCTCGCTCGCGAAACCCGTCCGGAGTTGCCGGTTGTCTATGTCAGCGGTGAGCATAGTCCAGAATGGACTGCACGAGGGGTGCCGAACAGTATTATGGTCGCGAAACCGTATGCCCCTGCGCAACTGGTCACCGCGATTGCAACCTTACTCAACGCCGCAGGGCCGGCAACGAGTTGA
- a CDS encoding transglutaminase-like cysteine peptidase codes for MNLKSILIAASVGWATATAAFCADPLTEHQASMTTGARVPQPVGHYYFCKAYPSECGQTASVGKTASLTEVAWHVIKEVNANVNGKITQVTDLEYYGEPELWTYPKSAGDCEDFALMKKKELEARGFQEADLLVTVVKKPDGAGHAILTVRTSEGDFVLDNLDDRVKRWWQTPYRFEKRQSSLDSAQWVLIEQVEKDVPVAAVLN; via the coding sequence TTGAACCTCAAATCCATTCTCATCGCGGCCTCGGTAGGTTGGGCGACCGCAACCGCCGCATTTTGTGCCGACCCATTGACCGAACACCAAGCGTCGATGACGACAGGCGCCAGGGTCCCCCAGCCTGTCGGTCACTACTACTTCTGCAAGGCTTATCCGTCCGAATGTGGACAGACGGCTTCCGTTGGCAAGACGGCGAGTCTCACGGAAGTGGCATGGCATGTCATTAAAGAAGTGAATGCCAACGTGAACGGGAAGATAACTCAGGTCACTGACCTGGAATATTACGGCGAGCCTGAACTGTGGACTTATCCTAAGTCAGCGGGTGACTGCGAGGACTTCGCGCTTATGAAGAAAAAAGAACTGGAGGCGCGCGGCTTCCAGGAAGCCGATCTTCTTGTCACGGTCGTCAAGAAGCCGGACGGCGCGGGCCACGCAATTCTGACGGTCCGTACCTCGGAAGGCGACTTCGTTCTGGACAATCTCGATGACCGAGTGAAGCGTTGGTGGCAGACTCCTTACCGCTTTGAGAAGCGGCAGTCCTCGCTAGACTCGGCTCAGTGGGTCCTCATTGAGCAAGTCGAAAAAGATGTTCCTGTCGCTGCGGTCTTGAATTGA
- a CDS encoding sodium:proton antiporter — MPTYLTLLTLLGATILLTAWLPMVLRRLPLSLPIICIVVGAGLSATPLSPLSANPLENQELTLRFCEFVVIVALMGAGLKLDRPLGWRRWMVTWRLLGIAMPLTIAGIALIAYLLLGVPLPSALLLGAALAPTDPVLASDVQVGPPRSGKEDDVRFSLTSEAGLNDGLSFPFIYLAIALTSTPAFGGSDLLAWVSYDVGWRLAVGILLGWLTGKVLGFLTFRLPKNIELARTGDGLVAIGITCLAYGITEIVHGYGFVAVFVAALTLRSAERHDVYHEHLHDFTEQVERLLMAVLMVFFGLMLGDGTLLLGMTWPIVATALLALFAVRPLAAWVSLVGSPQPGDEKAIIGFFGIRGLGSLYYMAFATTVARFPGEERLWSTVFLVILISVVIHGTTVTPIMGYLDRRRSRDATAIPP; from the coding sequence ATGCCCACTTACCTAACCCTCCTAACGCTCCTCGGCGCGACCATCCTTCTTACGGCGTGGCTGCCGATGGTGTTGCGACGGCTGCCGCTGTCTCTTCCGATAATCTGCATTGTCGTGGGCGCTGGACTGTCCGCGACCCCTCTGTCCCCGCTTTCCGCAAATCCGCTCGAAAACCAGGAATTGACACTACGCTTCTGTGAGTTCGTCGTTATCGTCGCCTTGATGGGGGCGGGGCTGAAACTAGATCGTCCCCTGGGCTGGCGGCGATGGATGGTCACTTGGCGCCTCCTCGGCATCGCAATGCCACTGACGATCGCAGGGATAGCGCTCATCGCCTATCTGCTTCTAGGGGTGCCTCTACCTTCGGCCCTTTTGCTAGGGGCGGCCTTAGCGCCGACCGATCCCGTGCTCGCGAGCGACGTGCAGGTGGGTCCGCCGCGTTCTGGCAAGGAAGACGATGTCAGGTTCTCCCTGACCTCGGAGGCAGGACTGAACGATGGCCTCAGCTTCCCCTTTATCTACCTGGCAATCGCACTCACATCCACACCTGCTTTCGGTGGAAGCGATCTCCTTGCCTGGGTGTCTTACGACGTCGGCTGGCGGCTGGCGGTGGGTATCTTGCTGGGTTGGCTGACGGGAAAAGTCTTAGGATTCCTCACCTTTCGACTGCCCAAAAACATTGAATTGGCACGGACCGGCGATGGTCTCGTTGCAATCGGGATCACATGCCTAGCCTACGGAATCACCGAGATCGTTCATGGCTACGGGTTCGTGGCGGTGTTCGTCGCCGCTTTGACATTGAGGTCTGCGGAGCGACATGATGTCTATCATGAGCACCTTCACGATTTCACCGAGCAGGTAGAACGGCTGCTCATGGCCGTCCTGATGGTGTTCTTCGGTTTGATGCTGGGCGACGGCACGCTGCTTCTGGGGATGACCTGGCCCATCGTCGCGACTGCTCTTCTGGCTTTGTTCGCGGTCCGGCCCCTCGCCGCCTGGGTCAGTCTTGTTGGGTCCCCGCAGCCCGGCGACGAAAAAGCGATCATCGGTTTCTTCGGAATTCGTGGGCTAGGGTCCTTGTATTATATGGCTTTCGCCACCACGGTAGCCCGGTTCCCGGGCGAGGAGAGGCTTTGGTCGACCGTCTTCCTTGTAATCCTCATTTCCGTCGTCATCCACGGTACGACTGTAACGCCTATAATGGGATATCTGGACCGCCGCAGGTCGAGGGACGCGACTGCCATACCGCCGTGA
- a CDS encoding cupin domain-containing protein gives MHQTLDVAQSIAGLTVGITTSAADQGIAKLNVIHRQSTDALPIGRPQEIRVIKATLEPGDRTPYHSHRFPVTVYMLGGEFTLELDDHPPVTLAAGDVFIEPADVRMTGSNRRLDVAATMVLFYVSDPDTPFADPVA, from the coding sequence ATGCACCAGACATTGGACGTCGCACAGTCGATCGCCGGCCTGACCGTCGGAATCACCACCTCGGCCGCCGACCAGGGGATTGCAAAACTCAACGTCATCCACCGGCAATCGACGGACGCGCTGCCCATCGGTCGGCCGCAGGAAATCCGCGTCATCAAGGCAACGCTCGAGCCGGGCGACCGTACGCCCTATCACTCCCACCGATTTCCGGTGACCGTATATATGCTCGGCGGCGAATTCACCCTGGAACTCGACGATCATCCACCCGTCACGCTCGCGGCCGGCGACGTGTTCATCGAGCCGGCCGACGTGCGGATGACCGGCAGTAACCGCCGCCTGGACGTAGCCGCGACCATGGTCCTGTTTTATGTCAGCGACCCCGATACGCCATTTGCCGATCCCGTCGCCTGA
- a CDS encoding LysR family transcriptional regulator: protein MFDWSDLRYFLAVARHGSTVAAAKALGVNQSTVHRRIVELERATGYSLVRRQPSGYQLTEFGQALLPAAQELEMAAIAVERQVQAYASQLEGVIRLTCPEPLVSRIVSSRLMELFGERYPGLRIEFVMSDGYLDLAKGEADIALRSGEQADENLVGRKIGDSFWAVYGSKSYVQHHGTLQGVGDIVNHAIIGFDGMLANHRAAKWLAIVASDARVTATNNSVLGVLQAVKSSVGIAPLPTTIGDVHDDLVRLTPPVEELHRGWYLLTHPDIRKTPRIAAFFDFVVDNLDLMRPILMG, encoded by the coding sequence ATGTTTGATTGGAGCGACCTGAGATACTTCCTTGCCGTCGCTCGACATGGCAGCACCGTTGCCGCTGCAAAGGCGCTGGGCGTCAACCAATCGACCGTTCATCGCCGCATTGTCGAACTTGAGCGCGCCACCGGCTATTCGCTGGTGAGACGCCAACCCTCGGGCTATCAGTTGACCGAGTTCGGGCAGGCGCTGCTTCCAGCGGCCCAGGAGCTGGAGATGGCGGCGATCGCCGTTGAGCGGCAGGTACAAGCCTATGCCAGCCAACTCGAAGGCGTCATCCGCTTGACCTGTCCAGAACCACTGGTGTCGCGCATCGTGAGTTCAAGGCTGATGGAACTGTTCGGCGAGCGCTACCCTGGTCTGCGGATCGAGTTCGTGATGAGCGACGGCTATCTGGATCTCGCCAAGGGCGAAGCCGACATTGCGTTGCGGTCTGGGGAGCAGGCGGATGAAAATCTGGTTGGACGGAAGATCGGCGACTCCTTCTGGGCCGTCTATGGCAGCAAGAGCTACGTCCAACACCATGGCACCCTGCAGGGCGTAGGCGATATCGTCAATCATGCCATCATCGGCTTCGACGGCATGCTTGCCAATCATCGGGCAGCGAAATGGCTTGCGATTGTCGCTTCAGATGCAAGAGTGACGGCCACCAACAATAGCGTCTTGGGCGTGCTGCAAGCGGTAAAGTCCAGTGTGGGGATAGCGCCGCTACCAACCACGATCGGCGATGTGCACGATGACCTCGTCCGGTTAACGCCCCCAGTCGAGGAATTGCATCGCGGTTGGTATCTGCTTACCCATCCTGATATCCGCAAGACGCCGCGCATCGCCGCCTTCTTCGATTTCGTCGTCGATAATCTGGATTTAATGCGGCCGATCCTGATGGGATAG
- a CDS encoding DUF1236 domain-containing protein, giving the protein MKNVLIAFAGLSLALSAPLAFADDMVVVPDTVTTYVTQQQIEDTTIDGDITIGAALPDKVVIKNVPDNDGFGYAFVNKKRVIVEPKTRKVVKIVE; this is encoded by the coding sequence ATGAAAAACGTTCTTATCGCTTTCGCTGGCCTGTCACTGGCTCTATCCGCTCCGCTTGCTTTTGCCGATGATATGGTTGTCGTGCCGGACACGGTAACGACCTACGTGACCCAGCAGCAGATCGAAGACACGACGATTGATGGTGATATCACCATCGGCGCGGCTCTGCCAGACAAGGTCGTGATCAAGAATGTTCCAGACAACGATGGCTTTGGATACGCCTTCGTCAACAAGAAGCGTGTCATCGTGGAGCCCAAGACCCGCAAGGTCGTGAAAATCGTCGAGTGA